A stretch of Lathyrus oleraceus cultivar Zhongwan6 chromosome 6, CAAS_Psat_ZW6_1.0, whole genome shotgun sequence DNA encodes these proteins:
- the LOC127093805 gene encoding uncharacterized protein LOC127093805: MDKDVISRNFVIAACTRNGNVELGFILYRSKLLDLPVLLPHLQVLRMDSSCSQIMDCKSFDDGVSKPVEDIDWDALTVKGTCQEIEKRYLRLTPAPDPATVRPAIDCHHHTHHLSNYGDEPSVLLFLLHTSPPSVSLTAQKRRSAIALRLTSLLNRSFVTVKRHPAQSVKVVISAVVVHPERTIPSGSFSSSNSSLFKIGIINCNHLYFSSAVYLRRKCRYSASSPHVSTHQMSGSHTFVVQHDSVHAKALRRP, translated from the exons ATGGACAAGGATGTTATTTCTCGGAATTTCGTCATAGCAGCATGCACACGCAATGGTAACGTTGAACTTGGTTTTATTTTGTACCGTAGTAAATTGTTGGACTTACCGGTTTTGTTGCCGCATTTGCAGGTTTTGAGGATGGATTCAAGTTGCAGCCAAATAATGGATTG CAAAAGCTTTGATGATGGTGTCAGCAAACCTGTTGAGGATATTGACTGGGATGCTCTTACTGTAAAGGGTACCTGCCAGGAAATTGAGAAACGATACCTGCGCCTAACACCGGCACCAGATCCCGCCACCGTAAGACCTGCTATTG ATTGTCATCATCATACTCATCATTTGTCAAATTATGGTGACGAGCCATCAGTACTACTCTTCTTATTGCATACAAGTCCTCCATCCGTAAGCCTGACTGCACAGAAACGAAGGAGTGCGATTGCATTAAGGCTCACATCACTATTGAACCGGTCATTTGTAACTGTCAAAAGGCATCCAGCACAATCAGTGAAGGTCGTCATTTCTGCGGTTGTTGTCCATCCTGAGAGAACCATTCCATCAGGTTCTTTCTCTTCATCAAATTCCTCTCTTTTCAAGATTGGCATCATAAATTGCAACCATCTGTACTTCTCTTCTGCAGTCTACCTGAGGCGCAAGTGTAGGTACTCGGCTTCTTCACCACACGTTTCCACTCATCAAATGTCTGGTTCACATACATTTGTTGTTCAACATGATTCTGTACACGCGAAG GCATTAAGAAGACCATGA